DNA from Brachyspira aalborgi:
TTTTATAAAAGATATAAAATATTTTTCACTTTTTGATTTTATAAGGACTTCTTAAAAATGGATAATAATTCTAAAATGATGGAACTTACAAGCGGAAATGTTAATAAAGGATTAATAAAATTAGTAATTCCTATGATTTTGGCAAATCTTTTGAATATAGCCTATAATATAGTAGACACTATTTGGATTGGACAAATGGTTGGAAAGAGCGGACTTGGAGCGATAGCCGTTAGTTTTCCTATAATATTAATATTGCTTGCCATAGCTTCGGGCATTACGGTTGCGGGAAATATTTTAATCGGACAATATTTCGGAGCTAACGATAACGATTCGGTTTTGTATATTTCAAGAGTAGCGACAACTATAAGCGTAATATCGGCAATAGCTTTGTCTTTAATCGGTTATATATTTGCGCCGCCTTTAATGAAATTTTTAAACGCGTCCGAAAGCATAATGGAATATTCGGTTAGTTATTTTAGAATTAGTATGATTGGTTTTCCTTTTATGTTTTATTATTTTTTAGTAGCGGCTTTATTAAGAGGAATAGGAGACACGATTCGTCCTTTAATATTTTTGGCTATAGCTTCAATATTGAATATAATATTGGACCCTTTAATGATAGCTGGAATAGGACCTTTTCCAAAAATGGGATTAGACGGCGCAGCTTATGCGACTGTATTTTCTCAATTTATTTCCGTAATAATTAGCATGATATATTTAAAAATGAAAAATAGCATAGTGAGAGCGAATCCTTTAAGAATAGTTTTTAATTTGAAAATAACTAAATTAATGTTAAAAATAGGAATGCCTTTTGCGGCTATGCAATTAATCGTTTCGATAAGTTGGCTTTTCTTAAATAGATTAATAAACTCTTATGGAGAATCCGCATCCGCTTCTATTGCAGTTTCTATGCGAGTAGATTCTTTATCTTTTTTGCCTTTAATGGCTTTATCTGCTGCAATCGCTACAATGGTGGCTCAAAATATCGGAGCGGATAGAATGGATAGAATAAAATCTATATATAAATCGGGATGCATAATTGGAATATGCATTTCGTCTTTTATGGCTTTATTTTCCGTTATGTTTCCAAAATTAATAGTTAGAATGTTTACAAGCGATATGAGTATTTTTGAATATACGAGAGATTATATATATATCGTTATGCCATCGATTATTTTTCTTTCGGTTATGTTCGCTACAAACGGAGTGATTAACGGAGCGGGAAAAACTTTTACTCTTATGCTTTTCAGTTTTATATCTCTTATTATTATAAGAGTTCCTTTGGCTTATTTTTTATCTTCTAAAATCGGCATTGTAGGAATATGGACATCTATGGGAATAGTTAATTTTATTAGTATGAGTTTAAGTTTGACTTATTATTTTTCTAATAAATGGAAAAAGAATGCAAATATAGCTTCACAATCCGCGGTATAAATTATATAATTCTTGTATATTTGCAAATACTTATATTTATAGAATTATATTCAAAATTTTTTAATTCTTCTTTTGCAAAAATATTTTTATCTACATTTGGGAAAAATCTATCGCAATTATAATTTTTGTTTATATGCGTTAAATAAATTATATCCGCATAATCAATCGCTTTTTTATAAATCGACTCGCCGCCAATAATAAAAATTTGTTTTTGTTTTTCAAATAATAATTTTGATAAAGTATTTTCAAAAGAAGATTCATAAGAAAGATTATTATATTTGTTTAAATATTCTTCGTTTATTTTTGAAGATATAACTATATTTTTTCTATTTGGCAAAGTTTTATTTTTAAGAGATTCAAAAGTAATTCTTCCCATAATAACGGGAAAGCCGAGTGTCGTTTTTTTAAAAAATTCCATATCTTCTTTAATATGTCCCCAAGGCATTATTCCGTTTAAGCCTATTCCATTTTTTGAATCAACCGCCGCAATTAGTGAGACAATCATAATTTACATGTCCTTAAATTTAGAAAAATATTCGTCTATTTCTTCTCTCATTTCTATTCCAACTTCTTCAAAACATAAAAGTATATCGTTATTAAGAATTTTCTCCGCCGATAAAATCCCAAAACTCTTCGGCAACTTTTAATTCTTTATCTAAATCAAGCATTCCTGCAAGCGTCCATCTTTCGTAAGGTTGTGGAGCGTAAGGATTATAAGGTATAGCTATCAAAGAATATACTTTTGAGTTATAATTTTTATAAAGAGTAACCGCCGTCCATTCCAATAAAGTTCTTTTATAATTTTGAAATTCGCCTTTATTCGGTTTTGCAGTTTTTAAATCTATTAAGTATATATTGTTATCAAAATCTTCCAAATAAATATCTACTCTTGTAGGTTTTATCTCTTTTGTTTCGCCTTCCCTACAAACTTTTTTAATCGTATTTATTTCTTTATTTTTATCTGGTTTTGCTTTTGCCGACACTAAATTACTCATTATATCGGTTATAACTCTTTGAGCTTCGGAAGTTATTATATTTTCAGGTTTAACTTGTTTGTCTACTTTTTTAAATCTTTTTTTTCCAATTTCAATTACTAAATTCTCAAATATAGCAGTTCCAAAATTTGTATTAAGGGAATGAATAAAAGAAAATAAAGCCATTCTATCTTTCCCGAGCAGTCTTGTATGAAAAGGCATAGAATTAGTTTCTGGTTTATAATTTTTAAATTTATCTCTCAAAGTATTAAATAATTTCTCTTTTATATTATTTTTTTGAATTTTGTTTAATGACATTTTATAATTCCTTTAAGTGAAATATTATTTCCGAATATGCGGATTTATCTTTTTCGACTCTATTTAAAACAGGACGCTTAAATCTATTTACTATTTTCATTCCCGATAATTCGGCTATTTTAGGATACAAATCGTATTTATCATTTGCCACAATAAAAATATTATAATTATCTTTCATATATTTTTTAGAATTATTTAAAACTTTTGCAATATCTTCAATATAAGATTGTTTAGCGATAGAACTTTGCCCTTTAGATAAAGAGCCAATTTCCAAATTATCATTTCTATTAATTTTAAATAAATCGTAAGCGTAAGCATGTTGCTCATGATAATCGATAAGTCCTATATAAGGCGGGCTTGTAAATATACCGCTTATTTTTTGTTTTTTTAGTAATTTATAAAAATTTTTATTTTCGGATAAACTTTTTATATTATCAAAAATATTCATGTTTCTTGCATCTCCCGTAATGCATATTTGATAAGTGTCGGTTCTTAATTCTTTAAATTTCTTTAATCTTTTAATCGTGTCGCTCGAATAAACTTTTAACCATTTGTTTATAGAAAATAATGGCTTGCATATTTTATAATGTTTTCTGCAATAATATGTTGAATTTATAGGTTTTAATAAAGTTCCCAAATCCGAATGCGTAGTCGCTCTGCAAGAACGCATTGTTCTGCTTAAAATTATTCTAACAATATTTTTAATTTTTTCGTCTTTTATATCGTTTATTAAATCGGATACAAATTCAAGTTCGCTTATAATATTTGGAATATACCATTTATAAAGAAAAGTGCCATTTTTTTTATTATGCAAATTTATTTTATATTTTTTTATTAAATCGTTATAAACGCTTAAAAATTCTTTCTCTCTTTCTTTGCCGTAAATATTATGATTTAATTTTTTATCTCTTACATTTTTTTTATATTCTATATTTGGAAAATTAATTTCGTTAAAAATATTTAATCTATCGTTAAGCTCGTTTTCAAATTCAAAAATTTTATACGATAAAATATATTTTTTTAATTTTGAAGTAATATCTTTTAAAATCAATTCTAATTTTTCTAAATCTACATTTTCTATTTTGCAATTTGCAATCATTGTATTAAAATGCGAAATATCAATTCCAATAGCGTTTATATTTAATTCGTTAGCTTGCACTAAAGTAGTTCCGCTTCCGCAAAAAGGGTCAAGTATAATATCGTTTTTATTAAAATAAATTTCTTTTTTAAAATTGTCAGTTTTAGAATTAAGAAAATAATCTACAAGCTGCGGAATAAATTTCCCTTTATAAGGATGAAGTCTATGAACATGTTTAGTCGTGTCAATTTCTCTTAAATTGTCAAATGACAAATGCCAATTTAAATCGTTCCCAAGTTTTTCTTTCCAATTTTTTTCTATTTTATTTTTATCGTAATATTTTTTTAATTCCGATTTTGAAATATAAATTATTCCTTCGTTAATAATTTTATTTATTATAGAATACTGCAAAAGATAATTAATATTTGACGGCGAAACCGATTTATTCATATAATTTGAAGCCCATTGACTAGCTTCGTTTAAGGTTATTAAATCCGATTTATTCATAACAAATATACAATATTATAAATTATCAAACTGCAACTTCTCCTTTAATCGCGGGATAAAATTTATAATTTTCAAGTTTAAAATCTTCGTAAATATGACTAAAAATATTTGGCGCTTCGTTTATAAACAGTTCCGTCTCTTGCGGATAAGGTTCTCTTGTAAGTTGAGTTTTAACCTGCTCTATATGATTATTATAAATATGCGCGTCCCCGAAAGTCATAATTAATTCGGAAGGATAAAGTCCGCTATGCATAGCAAGAAGTTTTGTAAGTATAGCGTAAGAGCTAATATTAAAAGGAACTCCCAAAAATAAATCGGCAGAGCGTTGATATAAATGAGTTATTATTCCGCCTTTTGAATTAACCGAAAATTGACACATCATGTGACAAGGAGGAAGATGCATTTTATCAATTTCGCCGACATTCCAAGCGTTTAAAATTATTCTTCTGCTTGTAGGATTATTTCTTAAAGAGTTTATAATATTTGAAATTTGGTCTATTTTATTTCCTTCTTTTGTCTCCCAAGCTCGCCATTGTTTGCCGTAAACGGGACCAAGCTCGCCCATATCGTCAGCCCATTCATCCCAAATATGAACATTATTTTCAAGCAAATATTTTATATTAGTAGAACCTTGCAAAAACCAAAGCAATTCTACAATAACGCCTTTCATAAAAACTTTTTTAGTCGTTATTATAGGTATTTTATTTCCGTCAAATTTAAATCTTAATTGCGGAGCGAATATTCTTTTCGTGCCGACTCCCGTTCTGTCTAAAGTTTCTTCGCCTTCTTCCAAAACTTTTTTTAGTAAATCCAAATAATTCTGCATATTTAATCCTCAATTAATATTATAAATTGATTATATAGATTATATATATAAAAAGAATTTTATCAATAATGAAAAATGATTGCATTTTTTTGTATTTTAATGTATTATAAATTTTATAGTAAAAATTTGTTTTATATTATCTATTTTAAGGAGATATTAAAGATGAAATTAAAAAGAACATGTCCTATATGCGATTGTGAAGATGGAAATAAATTATATGGTATAGATTTTGCGAAATCAAAAAGCGAGTTCATACCTGAACATTATGATATTGTCTATTGTTCTAATTGTGGATTTATTTTTAACGATACGAAATGGACGCAAAAAGATTATGATAAATATTATTCTACAACACAAAAATATTTATATATGTATTATGGCGGATATGGAGGAGTAAACGAGCAAGAAGTAAAAAAATATAATGAGCTAATAGATATAATTGAAAAATATATAAGTAAAGATGCTAATATATTGGACATAGGATGTGACAAAGGCGGATTATTAATGAATTTAAAGAAAAGAGGATTTAATAATTTATGCGGTTTGGATGTTTCAAGTTTTCAGAAAAATGTTTTAATAGAAAACAATATCGATTATATCAGTTCCTCATTTGTTGATATGCATAAAATTGATAAAAAATTTGACTGTATAATCTCAAGTCAAGTAATAGAACATATTTATGATTTAAAATCTTTAGTGAATAACATATATAATATTTTAAATGATAATGGAATAATTTATATAGATGTTCCTAATTCTAGCGAATATAGTTCTCATTTTATAAAACCTTTTCATTACTTTGATATTGAGCATATAAATCATTTTGACATTAATAGCATAAGTAATTTATTTATCAAATGTCAAATGTTGCATAATGGTTGTTCTAACGAACAATTTGTAGGTAATAACAAATATCCTGTATTATATTCTATTTTTAGAAAATCTATTAATAATAAACAGATAAATAAAGATTATTCCAACATTAAAAACATTAATGAATATATAAATATTAGCAAAGAAAAAGAAAATTATAAAATAGGGACATATTTTTTATGGGGATTTGGTTCAAATTTAAGAAGATTACTTCTTGACGATAGATATTTTAATGGTATTAATATAGCAGGAATTATAGATAAAAATAAATCTTTAAGCGGTTTAAAAATTAAAAACTATAAAAATGAAGAATTAGAAATTTTTACTCCCGAAATATTGGAAAACTATAAAGACGCTAATATTATTATAACATCTTCTCTGTTTTCGGAACAGATAAGAAACGACTTATTAAATAATAATTTTGCTGGAAAAATTTACGAAATAGACAGAGCAGAGCAGAGCAGAGCAGAGCAGAGCAGAGCAGAGCAGAGCAGAGCAGAGCAGAGCAGAGCAGTAATATTTGAATATGCTTATCGAAAAACGGCATAAAATGTTTATTTATTATCGGAAAATATTTAATAAAAACTTAATATTGTAAATTTATAATTTTGATTAAAAGAATTAAAATGAATAAATTAAAAAAAATAGAATTTAGCGAAATAGAAAATAAAATAATCGAATATATAAAAAAATATCTTCCTTTTAGAGAAGAGCATATAATTTCAACAAGAGAGCTTGCAGTTAAAATTGCAGAAAAATATAATATCGACATTTGCAAAACTTCAATCGCCGCTTTATGTCATGATTTAGGAAAGAGATATAAAGACGAAGAAATGAAAAAAATAATATTTGAATGCGACAATAAAAAATATCCAAATTATATAACGGGCGCTTTGCTTCATGCAAGAGTAAGTTCGATTATTGCTCAAAATGAATTTAATATAAACGATAAAGAAATTTTAAGCGCAATCGAAAGTCATACCGTTGGATATGGAAATATGAGCATGCTTGAAAAAATAATTTACGCCGCCGATTATCTTGAGCCGACAAGAAAAATTGAAATAGCAAATAAAATAAGAGAGAAAATTTTTATAGATTTTGATTCTGCTTTTTTAGAAGTAGTTTTAGAATCTATAAATTTTGTTTTAAGTAAAAAACAATATTTAGCAGGCAAAACGATAGAACTTTATAATTCATTAATTATTAAAAATTAAAGAGAATTAAAATGAAGTGTAAAAGAGCTTATATAATATTCATTGCAGATAATAAACAAAATAGAATAAATAAATTTAATATAGAAAATATTTTAAATGAACTTTCTATGTTATGCGACACTGCAAATTATAAAGTGATTGAAAGATATTCTTTTATTCAACAAAAAATAGATTCAAGAACTTATATAGGAAAAGGAAAATTAGAATCTATAAAAGAAAAAGCTATTATAGATAAAGTTAAATATATTATATTCGATAACGAGTTAAGCGGTTCTCAGGTTAATTCTATAGAAGAAAATTCGGATATAAAGGCGCTTACTCGAACGGAAATAATACTTGAAATATTTGCAATGAGAGCTAAAACATTGACTGCAAAAATGCAAGTAGAATTGGCTTTTTTAGAATTTGAATATCCAAGATTAAAAGGAAAGAGAACAAATTTAAGTCAGGTAAAAGGAATAATTGGATTAAGAGGCGGAGCGGGAGAAAAGCAACTTGAATACGACAGAAGGAGAGCAAGAGAGAGAATACATAAATTAAAAACTCAATTAAATAAAGTTGAAAGAGTGTCAAAAGTAGGCAGAAAGTCGAGAGAAAATACTTTTAGAATTGCGATAGTCGGCTATACGAATGCGGGCAAAAGTTCCTTGTTTAATTTATTATGCAAAGAAAATATATATGTTGAAGATAAATTATTTGCAACTTTGGATACTCATACAAGAAAATTATATTTATCTAACGATGCGCCAGTTCAGGTTATAATAAGCGATACGGTTGGTTTTATTGATAGACTTCCGCATACTTTAATCGCTTCTTTTAAGTCGACTTTATCGGAGGTTGTAGAAGCCGATTTATTAATTCATTTAATAGATTCTTCAGATAAAAATATAGAAGAGAAAATAATTAAAGTTGAAAACACTATAAAAGAAATTGGAGCTTCAGAAATAAAATCCTTATCGGTATTTAATAAAATTGACTGCATAGACGAAATTCAAAAAGATAAAATAAAAATATTATATAACAATCCAATATTTATAAGCGCAAAGAATAATATCAATATAGAGAATTTAAGAAAAATTATATTAAATACGATTTTAGAATTAAATAAAGTAGAATATTAAAATAAATTAAATTTCTCTTAATAAAACTATATCGTTTTGTTTTATAACGGTATTTCCTCTCGGAATAATCGTTCCGCCGTCTCTCTTTATCATAACGACTAAATTATTTTTAGCCAAATGCAAATCTTTTAATTCTTTATCTTTCCAACTATGATTATTATTTATCGTTATCTCTTTTAAATTCATATCGTAATATTTAGTTCGTTTCGCATTCAAAATAACAATATCTCCTTTTTCAATAGTAGTGTTTCCGTTTGGAATAACCGTGCTTTCGCCTCTTTCTATTGTAACGACAATCGAGTTTTCGGGAAATTCTATATCTTTAATTTGTCTTCCAACCCAATGATGAGATTGAGGAATCGTTATTTGAATTAATTGCATATCGGAATCGTCAACATAATCGTTGAAAGTTTTTAATACATTTTCATTTGAATCTACCAAACTTAATTTTCGCGCTATTAGAGGCAAAAAAGTTCCTTGAAATAATATTGAAATTATTGCAAGAAAAAATACTATATGAAAGATATCGTAATGTATTCCTTCTACATTACTTCCCATAACCATTATTGCAAAAGCGATTGAAGCGGCTCCTCTTAATCCCGCCCACATAATTAAAAGTTGCTTTTTTAATCCAACCTTAAAAGGAGTAAGCAAAGAAGCTACCGCAATTGGTCTTGCTATAAAAGTTATAAATAAAACTACGGGAATAGCGGTAGAAGATGCAGGCAATATATTTTGAGGAGTCGATAATAAACCCAATAAAAAGAATAATATCATTTGCATAAGTCCCGTAATTCCGTCAAAGAAATTAACTAAAATTACTTTATTTTTAATACTACAATTACCCAAAACTATTCCTACTATATAAGCGCTTAAAAATCCGTTTCCTCCAAATGCAGCGGATAGAGAATAAGAAAGCAAAGCGGTTGCAAAAACAAATATTGTGTCTAGTCCGTTTATTGTGAATTTAATTTTTTTAAGAATAAAATAAGATAAATATGAAACTAAAGCGGCTACAATTAAAGCAAAAACTATTTGTTTGAAAAGCATTAAAATTATTGATAAAGGACTTCCTATAGTTTTTCCGATTAATCCTAAAAATATAACCGTAAGCATATAAGACATAGGGTCATTACTTCCGCTTTCAAGCTCAAGCAAAGAAGCCAAACCGTCTTTTAAATTCAAATTTTTTGAACGAAGTATAGAAAACACGGAAGCCGCGTCAGTAGAACCTATAACCGAACCTATAAGAAAACTTTCAAATAAATCTATTTTTAATATTAAATAACATAATAATCCCGTAATCATAGAAGTTAAAAAAGTGCCGATAAAAGAAAGCAAAAACGATTTTACTGCTACAGGTTTCGCGACTTGCCAATTAGTTCCGAAACCTCCATAAAACATTATAAATATTAAAGTCACCGTGCAAATATTACTTGAAATTACATAATCATTGAAATTATACATTTTATTGAAAATCATTCCTAATACTAAAAACAATAATAACGAAGGAACGCCTATTTTTGAAGAAATATTATTTGCCATTATGCATATTATTATTATTATCGCAGCCGTAAGTAATGCTATATCCATATTTAAAAATCTCTCTGATTAGAATTATTTTGAATATGCATTATACATTAAAAATTTAAGAATATCAAGCTATTTTTAATTTTTATTATTTTGCCGCATTTCCCGCAACATTTAATGCATCCCAAGTTCTTGCAAAAGGAGGCGCATAACATAAATCGAGCATTCCAAGTTCGTCAACAGTAAGCCCAGAATATATTGCCGTAGCTATAACATCCGCTCTTAAAACCGCTCCTCTTTTTCCCGCTATTTGTCCGCCCAAAATTTTTCTGTTTTCTGCAGAATATACTAATTTTATATGCAAGTCTTCATAATTAGGATAATAATGAGCATGGTCCAAATCTTTAATCGTTACGGTTTTATAAGATATATTTCTTTTTTTAGCTTCTTCTTCGGTTATTCCCGTTCTTGCCAATTCCATTTCAAAAGCGAGTATGCATGCGCTTCCCAAACTTCCTAAAAACTTTTCTTCTCCGCCCGTTAAATTATTAGCAACCATTCGTCCTAATTTATTCGCTCCCGTAGCAAGCGGAATATAATTTTGTTCGTCTAAAACTTTATCGTAAATAGTGGCGCAATCTCCAGCGGCGTAAATTGAATCGATATTTGTTTTTCCTTCTCTATCTACGATTATAGCTCCGTTGTCCGATAATTTTATTCCTGTTTCTTTAGCCAAATCGCTATTTGGAATTACGCCTATTGCAATAACGACATAATCTACATTATATTTGCCTTTATCGGTTATCAAAGATTTTACATTATTTTTATCGTCCGCTTCGAGAGATAAAACTTTTTCATTTAAATGCAAATCAACTTTTTCTTTTATATGTTCTATCGTTAAATCGGAAAATTCTTTATCGAATTTATTGCCAAATATTCTGTCAGAA
Protein-coding regions in this window:
- a CDS encoding DNA methyltransferase, with the protein product MNKSDLITLNEASQWASNYMNKSVSPSNINYLLQYSIINKIINEGIIYISKSELKKYYDKNKIEKNWKEKLGNDLNWHLSFDNLREIDTTKHVHRLHPYKGKFIPQLVDYFLNSKTDNFKKEIYFNKNDIILDPFCGSGTTLVQANELNINAIGIDISHFNTMIANCKIENVDLEKLELILKDITSKLKKYILSYKIFEFENELNDRLNIFNEINFPNIEYKKNVRDKKLNHNIYGKEREKEFLSVYNDLIKKYKINLHNKKNGTFLYKWYIPNIISELEFVSDLINDIKDEKIKNIVRIILSRTMRSCRATTHSDLGTLLKPINSTYYCRKHYKICKPLFSINKWLKVYSSDTIKRLKKFKELRTDTYQICITGDARNMNIFDNIKSLSENKNFYKLLKKQKISGIFTSPPYIGLIDYHEQHAYAYDLFKINRNDNLEIGSLSKGQSSIAKQSYIEDIAKVLNNSKKYMKDNYNIFIVANDKYDLYPKIAELSGMKIVNRFKRPVLNRVEKDKSAYSEIIFHLKEL
- the yqeK gene encoding bis(5'-nucleosyl)-tetraphosphatase (symmetrical) YqeK, producing the protein MNKLKKIEFSEIENKIIEYIKKYLPFREEHIISTRELAVKIAEKYNIDICKTSIAALCHDLGKRYKDEEMKKIIFECDNKKYPNYITGALLHARVSSIIAQNEFNINDKEILSAIESHTVGYGNMSMLEKIIYAADYLEPTRKIEIANKIREKIFIDFDSAFLEVVLESINFVLSKKQYLAGKTIELYNSLIIKN
- a CDS encoding class I SAM-dependent methyltransferase — encoded protein: MKLKRTCPICDCEDGNKLYGIDFAKSKSEFIPEHYDIVYCSNCGFIFNDTKWTQKDYDKYYSTTQKYLYMYYGGYGGVNEQEVKKYNELIDIIEKYISKDANILDIGCDKGGLLMNLKKRGFNNLCGLDVSSFQKNVLIENNIDYISSSFVDMHKIDKKFDCIISSQVIEHIYDLKSLVNNIYNILNDNGIIYIDVPNSSEYSSHFIKPFHYFDIEHINHFDINSISNLFIKCQMLHNGCSNEQFVGNNKYPVLYSIFRKSINNKQINKDYSNIKNINEYINISKEKENYKIGTYFLWGFGSNLRRLLLDDRYFNGINIAGIIDKNKSLSGLKIKNYKNEELEIFTPEILENYKDANIIITSSLFSEQIRNDLLNNNFAGKIYEIDRAEQSRAEQSRAEQSRAEQSRAVIFEYAYRKTA
- a CDS encoding thymidylate synthase, whose protein sequence is MQNYLDLLKKVLEEGEETLDRTGVGTKRIFAPQLRFKFDGNKIPIITTKKVFMKGVIVELLWFLQGSTNIKYLLENNVHIWDEWADDMGELGPVYGKQWRAWETKEGNKIDQISNIINSLRNNPTSRRIILNAWNVGEIDKMHLPPCHMMCQFSVNSKGGIITHLYQRSADLFLGVPFNISSYAILTKLLAMHSGLYPSELIMTFGDAHIYNNHIEQVKTQLTREPYPQETELFINEAPNIFSHIYEDFKLENYKFYPAIKGEVAV
- a CDS encoding MATE family efflux transporter, with protein sequence MDNNSKMMELTSGNVNKGLIKLVIPMILANLLNIAYNIVDTIWIGQMVGKSGLGAIAVSFPIILILLAIASGITVAGNILIGQYFGANDNDSVLYISRVATTISVISAIALSLIGYIFAPPLMKFLNASESIMEYSVSYFRISMIGFPFMFYYFLVAALLRGIGDTIRPLIFLAIASILNIILDPLMIAGIGPFPKMGLDGAAYATVFSQFISVIISMIYLKMKNSIVRANPLRIVFNLKITKLMLKIGMPFAAMQLIVSISWLFLNRLINSYGESASASIAVSMRVDSLSFLPLMALSAAIATMVAQNIGADRMDRIKSIYKSGCIIGICISSFMALFSVMFPKLIVRMFTSDMSIFEYTRDYIYIVMPSIIFLSVMFATNGVINGAGKTFTLMLFSFISLIIIRVPLAYFLSSKIGIVGIWTSMGIVNFISMSLSLTYYFSNKWKKNANIASQSAV
- a CDS encoding dihydrofolate reductase — translated: MIVSLIAAVDSKNGIGLNGIMPWGHIKEDMEFFKKTTLGFPVIMGRITFESLKNKTLPNRKNIVISSKINEEYLNKYNNLSYESSFENTLSKLLFEKQKQIFIIGGESIYKKAIDYADIIYLTHINKNYNCDRFFPNVDKNIFAKEELKNFEYNSINISICKYTRII
- a CDS encoding TdeIII family type II restriction endonuclease, whose product is MSLNKIQKNNIKEKLFNTLRDKFKNYKPETNSMPFHTRLLGKDRMALFSFIHSLNTNFGTAIFENLVIEIGKKRFKKVDKQVKPENIITSEAQRVITDIMSNLVSAKAKPDKNKEINTIKKVCREGETKEIKPTRVDIYLEDFDNNIYLIDLKTAKPNKGEFQNYKRTLLEWTAVTLYKNYNSKVYSLIAIPYNPYAPQPYERWTLAGMLDLDKELKVAEEFWDFIGGENS
- the hflX gene encoding GTPase HflX; this translates as MKCKRAYIIFIADNKQNRINKFNIENILNELSMLCDTANYKVIERYSFIQQKIDSRTYIGKGKLESIKEKAIIDKVKYIIFDNELSGSQVNSIEENSDIKALTRTEIILEIFAMRAKTLTAKMQVELAFLEFEYPRLKGKRTNLSQVKGIIGLRGGAGEKQLEYDRRRARERIHKLKTQLNKVERVSKVGRKSRENTFRIAIVGYTNAGKSSLFNLLCKENIYVEDKLFATLDTHTRKLYLSNDAPVQVIISDTVGFIDRLPHTLIASFKSTLSEVVEADLLIHLIDSSDKNIEEKIIKVENTIKEIGASEIKSLSVFNKIDCIDEIQKDKIKILYNNPIFISAKNNINIENLRKIILNTILELNKVEY
- a CDS encoding potassium/proton antiporter, which codes for MDIALLTAAIIIIICIMANNISSKIGVPSLLLFLVLGMIFNKMYNFNDYVISSNICTVTLIFIMFYGGFGTNWQVAKPVAVKSFLLSFIGTFLTSMITGLLCYLILKIDLFESFLIGSVIGSTDAASVFSILRSKNLNLKDGLASLLELESGSNDPMSYMLTVIFLGLIGKTIGSPLSIILMLFKQIVFALIVAALVSYLSYFILKKIKFTINGLDTIFVFATALLSYSLSAAFGGNGFLSAYIVGIVLGNCSIKNKVILVNFFDGITGLMQMILFFLLGLLSTPQNILPASSTAIPVVLFITFIARPIAVASLLTPFKVGLKKQLLIMWAGLRGAASIAFAIMVMGSNVEGIHYDIFHIVFFLAIISILFQGTFLPLIARKLSLVDSNENVLKTFNDYVDDSDMQLIQITIPQSHHWVGRQIKDIEFPENSIVVTIERGESTVIPNGNTTIEKGDIVILNAKRTKYYDMNLKEITINNNHSWKDKELKDLHLAKNNLVVMIKRDGGTIIPRGNTVIKQNDIVLLREI
- a CDS encoding CoA-disulfide reductase; amino-acid sequence: MKKIIIIGGVAAGMSAAAKARRLDKEAKITVYEKTEFVSWGACGMPYYVGGFFDDSNVMIARTAEATIKSGIDLKVKNEVIKIDSKNKKVLVRDLETNKEFEDEYDKLLITTGAKAIIPNIENINIGNVSTLKDFKDALNMKEKMKDTNIKNVAILGAGFIAIEIAHALKHLGKTVSIIQRSDRIFGNKFDKEFSDLTIEHIKEKVDLHLNEKVLSLEADDKNNVKSLITDKGKYNVDYVVIAIGVIPNSDLAKETGIKLSDNGAIIVDREGKTNIDSIYAAGDCATIYDKVLDEQNYIPLATGANKLGRMVANNLTGGEEKFLGSLGSACILAFEMELARTGITEEEAKKRNISYKTVTIKDLDHAHYYPNYEDLHIKLVYSAENRKILGGQIAGKRGAVLRADVIATAIYSGLTVDELGMLDLCYAPPFARTWDALNVAGNAAK